Proteins encoded in a region of the Anopheles aquasalis chromosome 2, idAnoAquaMG_Q_19, whole genome shotgun sequence genome:
- the LOC126568933 gene encoding NPC1-like intracellular cholesterol transporter 1 has protein sequence MAQEVDLADEPVATAYADDSLEPQPATKTAITNGHYIGNKHRTHSEELLHSSANQPADDEPIPSRMSFMGRLSYHVSLLIGTFFYRLGYWISNNAWKTIGLCWLLVGLCSIGFVRFHKEKSPMKLWIPLGSKFQHDTNWMIEHFQEGNRIETVMITAPDVLVPEVLQTLATITEEIESFKFKNSKGETHGWTDVCHKVPLIAAYTGDSDGGSAMIASAIDIPSFLFCPILEKLEKGCYGSSLLELWKYDREKINTLTKEEIVDRLNKTFVSPVTGHTVEFSALLGDVQRDWSGRIVSAGSLVTHWYVHVNFTEVNADVSGNAAGTEDWVTENAALWEETFLKIAAKAKREHSTNETDIYYAAGRSYGDISEESMFKDMDKLVYGGIIMFIYMQLVLSKFSWTEFRVILGSVGLMSVGMGFIAGCGLVAASGVSYGPVHTSLPFLLMGLGVDDMFVMMACYRKVRKANPDLLLPERMGLMLQHAGASITVTSLTDIVAFVVGSITVIPSLQSFCIYAAAGVFMMFFFVITFFVAIFTLDEIRIASRRNAFLLWVVHDEKSTGLWCEYNLMHRFINTLYSKVLLTTAGKSVIILAVVLMTSVNIHNLLQLRQKFDPNWFIPEETYYNQFVVKTHEHYPNVGFEALLLFGRLNYTAELPKLLEISQQLENRTDILHSVSSWVDAFGEFVSKRYKKDIAVDVLSDSDFRNYLSKFLFSYEGGRFQMNIKFAGKLKCGKPTPNITVTTMDFKFKPFKEREEYIPAKYAVEGILERSNISTGDQFRTLWAKIFGNWVTDEIIDTEIYRNIALALVGVMFCSVVLIVNLQICFWIFICVLLTLVNVGGLMQVWGLTLDLVSCIALQLAVGLCVDYAAHIGHTFLTINKGDRNSRSLETVLHIGAAVFYGGGSTILSLSILSGSQAYTYRTFFKIFLLVIAYGLFHGTILLPVILSLIGPAPYSGSLHSLNTINNNPSPSKKACPDGTEMISFIGEQPYK, from the exons ATGGCACAGGAAGTTGATTTGGCGGATGAACCTGTGGCTACGGCGTATGCTGATGATTCCTTGGAACCACAACCGGCAACGAAAACTGCAATCACCAATGGCCACTACATTGGGAATAAGCATCGAACGCACAGTGAGGAGTTACTGCATAGCAGCGCAAATCAGCCGGCCGACGATGAACCGATTCCGTCGCGAATGAGCTTCATGGGACGTCTGTCGTACCATGTGTCGCTATTGATTGGAACGTTTTTTTACCG CCTCGGTTATTGGATCAGTAACAATGCGTGGAAAACCATCGGCctctgctggttgctggtgggcCTATGCAGCATTGGTTTCGTACGGTTTCACAAGGAAAAAAGCCCGATGAAGTTGTGGATTCCGCTGGGATCCAAGTTCCAGCATGACACCAACTGGATGATAGAGCACTTCCAGGAAGGCAACCGAATAGAAACGGTTATGATCACCGCACCGGATGTGCTAGTGCCGGAAGTGTTGCAAACG CTAGCAACCATCACCGAGGAGATTGAGAGTTTCAAATTTAAGAACAGCAAAGGAGAAACACATGGCTGGACGGACGTGTGCCATAA AGTACCATTGATTGCGGCCTACACGGGTGATTCCGATGGTGGTAGTGCGATGATCGCGTCCGCTATCGATATTCCTTCATTCCTGTTCTGTCCAATCttggaaaagttggaaaaggGATGCTACGGGAGTAGTTTGCTGGAGCTGTGGAAGTACGATCGTGAAAAGATTAACACGCTGACGAAGGAGGAGATCGTGGATCGTCTAAACAAAACGTTTGTCAGCCCCGTGACGGGCCACACGGTAGAGTTTTCCGCCCTGTTGGGTGATGTGCAGCGCGACTGGAGTGGTCGTATCGTGTCGGCGGGCTCTCTGGTGACCCACTGGTATGTGCATGTTAATTTCACGGAGGTAAACGCGGATGTAAGCGGTAACGCAGCTGGAACCGAGGACTGGGTCACTGAGAATGCCGCCCTTTGGGAGGAAACATTCTTGAAGATTGCCGCCAAAGCGAAACGCGAGCATTCGACGAACGAAACCGATATCTACTACGCTGCTGGCCGAAG CTATGGAGATATCAGTGAGGAGTCCATGTTCAAGGATATGGATAAGTTGGTCTACGGGGGTATCATTATGTTCATCTACATGCAGCTTGTGCTGTCGAAGTTTAGCTGGACCGAGTTTAGG GTAATCCTTGGTTCGGTCGGATTGATGAGCGTTGGAATGGGATTCATCGCGGGCTGTGGCTTGGTAGCGGCCAGCGGTGTATCGTACGGACCTGTACACACTTCACTGCCATTCCTGTTGATGGGTCTCGGTGTGGACGATATGTTTGTTATGATGGCATGCTACCGGAAAGTGCGGAAGGCCAATCCAGATTTGCTACTGCCGGAACGTATGGGacttatgctgcagcatgctGGTGCCTCAATCACCGTTACCTCTCTCACCGATATAGTTGCCTTTGTGGTTGGTTCGATCACCGTCATACCCTCGCTACAATCATTTTGCATCTACGCTGCGGCCGGCGTCTTCAtgatgttcttcttcgtcatcaCCTTCTTTGTGGCGATCTTTACGCTGGATGAAATTCGCATCGCTAGTCGCCGGAATGCCTTCCTGTTGTGGGTGGTTCACGATGAAAAGTCCACGGGGCTATGGTGCGAGTACAATCTAATGCACCGGTTTATCAACACCCTGTACTCCAAGGTACTGCTTACGACCGCCGGTAAATCCGTCATCATACTTGCGGTGGTTCTCATGACTAGCGTCAACATTCACAATCTGCTGCAGTTGCGTCAAAAATTCGATCCCAATTGGTTCATACCGGAAGAGACGTACTACAACCAGTTTGTGGTGAAAACGCACGAGCACTATccaaacgttggttttgaagCGTTGCTACTGTTCGGAAGGCTTAATTATACCGCAGAACTGCCCAAGTTGCTCGAAATCTCTCAGCAGCTAGAGAACCGTACCGATATACTACACAGTGTCAGCTCGTGGGTTGATGCCTTCGGGGAGTTTGTGAGTAAGCGATACAAAAAGGACATCGCGGTGGATGTGCTCAGTGATAGTGACTTCCGCAACTATCTGTCCAAGTTCCTATTCAGTTACGAAGGAGGTCGGTTTCAGATGAACATCAAGTTTGCCGGCAAACTCAAGTGCGGAAAGCCTACGCCGAACATCACGGTCACAACGATGGACTTTAAGTTTAAGCCGTTCAAGGAGCGCGAAGAATACATTCCAGCGAAATACGCCGTTGAGGGGATTCTGGAGAGAAGCAATATCAGCACCGGTGATCAGTTCCGGACGCTGTGGGCGAAAATATTCGGAAACTGGGTAACGGACGAGATCATCGACACGGAAATCTATCGCAACATTGCGCTGGCCCTGGTCGGGGTGATGTTCTGTTCGGTGGTGCTGATTGTGAACCTGCAAATTTGCTTCTGGATATTCATCTGCGTTCTGCTCACCCTCGTCAATGTGGGCGGACTGATGCAAGTGTGGGGTCTGACGCTGGATCTAGTTTCGTGCATAGCACTTCAGCTGGCCGTCGGTTTGTGCGTCGATTATGCCGCTCACATTGGGCACACCTTCCTGACGATCAACAAAGGTGATAGAAATTCGCGGAGTCTGGAAACGGTGCTACACATCGGTGCGGCCGTTTTCTACGGTGGCGGTTCAACGATCCTTTCGCTATCGATTTTGTCCGGTTCGCAGGCGTACACGTATAGGACGTTTTTCAAGATTTTCCTACTAGTGATTGCGTACGGACTGTTTCACGGCACAATTTTGCTCCCAGTGATACTAAGCTTGATAGGGCCAGCGCCGTACAGCGGATCCTTGCATAGCCTCAAcacgatcaacaacaatcccAGTCCCTCTAAGAAAGCATGTCCGGATGGGACGGAAATGATTTCGTTTATAGGAGAGCAACCGTACAAATGA